A window of Choloepus didactylus isolate mChoDid1 chromosome 21, mChoDid1.pri, whole genome shotgun sequence contains these coding sequences:
- the LOC119517920 gene encoding transmembrane protein 238-like encodes MELSKSVVDGTQRHLGLDRCRHFFWLGVVFDTVGVAVLFTGVFADLLFYDLLLFLGSIIIFLSLLWWVFWYTGNMEMPPEEHLVFGRPFHMHSSTVVEALRQRVSHRFSLTLGNVSNTLLQIRKLRRRRVVPTSLSLSMTISGQLEKQPEKEHEDTNTTECVKENSDAQDFCRENLGSKPEDVGNSEAVYSPGSDANLPRFLTETL; translated from the coding sequence ATGGAGCTTTCAAAAAGCGTGGTGGATGGGACCCAGAGGCATTTGGGGCTGGACCGTTGCCGGCATTTCTTCTGGCTGGGTGTCGTCTTCGACACGGTGGGCGTGGCGGTGCTGTTCACCGGGGTCTTCGCTGACCTGCTCTTTTATGACCTGCTGCTCTTCCTGGGGTCCATCATCATCTTCCTCAGCCTCCTGTGGTGGGTCTTCTGGTACACGGGCAACATGGAAATGCCCCCTGAAGAGCACTTGGTCTTCGGCAGGCCTTTCCACATGCACTCCTCCACTGTGGTGGAAGCTCTCCGCCAGAGAGTAAGCCACCGCTTCTCGCTCACTCTCGGTAACGTTTCCAACACGCTTTTGCAGATCAGGAAGCTGCGCCGTCGTAGGGTCGTTCCCACGTCTCTTTCTCTGAGTATGACTATCTCGGGCCAGCTAGAAAAGCAGCCAGAAAAGGAGCACGAGGACACAAACACAACGGAATGCGTTAAGGAGAACAGCGACGCTCAAGACTTTTGTAGAGAGAATCTGGGCTCCAAACCTGAAGATGTGGGAAATTCAGAGGCGGTTTACTCCCCCGGCTCGGATGCTAATCTGCCCCGGTTTCTTACGGAAACACTTTAA